tgttcATAGACAACTTTCACCAGCTTTCATGAAATAACTAAAATTTAAGCTAGGGGTGCTTACTTCCGTGGAAGGAGTACAATTAGGTGGTTTCTCTAGGGAGCTGCTTCCAAAGTAGTTGAATACTTCTTTTCTTATTATCTTGGAGTTTCTGAATGCAGTGGGGCCTGGTGAAACATAAATTAGGCTGCCAGCTTTTTCTGGTGATTATTTGCTCCAATTGTTTTTTTCTTAACATGAGATTGTTTATCATCGTTTACAGATCATTTTTAAGATGATTGAGGAATACCCTAGAGAAATTGGTCAAGAGATGGAGGAGTTAAATGTTGTTTATGGGGACGAATCCCTGCCCCGTCTGTATGAGAATTCACGGATTTCGTCTGACCAGCTACCAGGCCAGCCAGGTGAGTGCCGTTTCTACTTTTTGTTCAGGTGCTTGGTGAGTTCGACTGCTAAACTTTGCTTTCTTCAATGTCTGCAGGGATTGTCAGGCGTGCTGTTGCGCTTGGTCGGTACCTTCAGAATCCTTTGGCAATGGTTGCAACACTTTGTGGACCAGGGAAGGAGATACTGTCTTTGAAGCTCGACTCGTTAGATCATTTTCTTACCTCTGACGAGAAATACGATATGGTTGAACAAGTGATGGTAGATGTCATCAATCAAGTTGGCATTGATATAAACTTGGCTGCGAGTCATGAGTGGCTGTTTTCCCCTTTACAGTTTGTCTCTGGTCTTGGTCCTAGAAAAGCAGCTTCGTTGCAGAGGGAATTAGTAAGATTAGGAGTGATCACTACTCGTAAGGAACTTGCACCTCTTCTGAAAAGGAAAGTGTTTATCAACGCAGCTGGTTTTGTACGTGTTCGTCGAAGTGGATTAGCTGCTAATAGCCACCATATCATTGATTTGCTGGATGATACAAGAATTCATCCGGAGTCGTATGAACTTGCGAAGAGGATGGCAAAAGATGTTTTTGAAGCAGATGATCTGGATGATTCAAATGATGCAGACGAAGATGCACAAGAGATGGCGATAGAGCATGTTAGGGAGAAGCCAAATTTTCTGAAAGCACTAGATATTGATGAATATGCTCGTTCACGCAATGCCATTGACAAGCTAGAGactttgaaggatataaagaatgAATTGTTACATGGTTTTCGAGACTGGCGTACTCCATACAGAGAACCGGATCAAGACGAAGAGTTCTATATGATTTCTGGTGAAACTAAAAATACCATTGCTGAAGGGAGAATTGTACAGGCAACGGTGCGCAAGGTGCAACCCCAAAGACTCATCTGCATACTTGAATCTGGTTTGACTGGGTGGGTTATGAGTGAAGACTATTCAGATCACAATAGGCAGATTGACTTGACTGAGGAAGTGAATGAAGGCGATATTATTACCTGCAAGATTAAGTCAATTCAGAAGAACAGGTACCAGGTATATCTCACTTGCAAAGAAAGTGAATTGAAAAGAGACCGATACAGAAGCTCGCAAAACCATGATCCTTACTACAAACCAGATGAGAGCAGCTTACACACCGAGAAAGAGAAGGCACGCAAGGAGAAGGAGCTCGCGAAGAAACATTTTAAACCAAGAATGATTGTGCATCCCCGTTTTCAGAATATCACAGCTGATGACGCGTTTGAGGTCTGCCTGTGACATTTTAGTTGTTCATAATGTATTCTTTTCATATTTATCATTGCGGTATTAAGCATGATTTTTGTTATCAATCGCAGTTCCTCTCAGACAAGGAACCAGGTGAAAGCATTATCCGTCCCAGCTCCAGGGGCCCATCTTTTTTGACATTGACTCTGAAAGTTTATGATGGAGTTTATGCTAACAAAGACATAGTTGAAGGTGGAAAGGATCACAAGGACATCACAAGCTTGCTCCGTCTTGGAAAGACCTTGAAAATAGGAGATGACACTTTTGAGGACTTAGATGAGGTCCGTACTCACTTCTTGTGTTTTCCTTTCTTTTGGTTGCATAGGATGGGTGTGGGTGGACACTGAATTCCATTGTTTTTGCATTTTCTTCATGTGTATCTTAAGATTTCTTGTAACCAGTTTTGCCATTAACTGTAGGTAATGGATCGTTATGTCGATCCATTGGTAGGCCATCTGAAGACTATGCTGAGCTATCGCAAATTTAAGAAGGGCTCTAAAGCTGAAGTAGATGATCTTTTAAGGGTGGAGAAATCTGAGTATCCAATGAGAATTGTTTACTGCTTTGGCATTTCTCATGAACATCCTGGAACCTTCATTTTATCTTATATAAGGAGTACAAATCCACACCATGAATACATTGGCCTGTATCCTAAGGGCTTCAAATTCCGCAAACGGACATTTGAGGACATTGATCGGCTTGTAGCATATTTTCAGAAACACATTGATGATCTGCAACATGATTCTGGTCCATCTATAAGGTCAGTTGCTGCTATGGTACCCATGAGAAGTCCTGCGAATGGAGGTTCCTCTGGTGGCTGGGGTGGCTCAACCACAAACAGCAGTGATGGTGGTTGGAGAGACGATTCAAATTCGGACAGAGATAGATCTTCCACACCTGGTTCAAGATCAGGTTCGGTTATTCGTTACTTGTGTCATATTATTGTATACTGCATTTGTATTAGTGATTACACGGTATTAGGTTCCACTTGTCATCACCAAATCATGCATTTTCCCTATCCCCCCAGTCTTTGAGTATAGCTGATGTCAGTACATGTATGTATATTTTATACGCTGGGATTTGTTTGCAATGCTGCTAGCGTTCCTTTATGATCATGAAACTGTTGGTTATCATTTTTGTGTCAAGTCAGGATTGGTTCTTATTCTAAAGTTTGTAAGTGCCCACTTGAGAAGGTGATTCAGTCTGGGGTTTAATGTTTCTTAATGTATGCACAGCCTTTAGTAATCTAGGTCTGTGGTTTTATTTGCGAATGATCAACTCACATTCTCACATTTTATGGATGATTACAGGTAGAGGTGACTTCAGAAATGGAGGAGGCAGAGACCACCCAAGTGGAGTGCCAAGGCCCTATGGTGGTGGTGGGCGTGGAAGGGGACGTGGTAGGGATTCATAcaatggtggtggtagaggaaacaaTGATAGACAGGATTCTGGTGGTTGGGGTGGCGGaagtagtggtggtggcggtagtGGTTGGGGAAGTGGTGGCTGGGATTCACCTGGCGGCACCAAAGATGCTGATGCAATGGATACCAGTGGTAATGATGGTGGGAACAATTCTGGATGGGGCGGAGGATCTAAAAAGAGCAGTTCAACTCAGCCTGAAGGCGGAAGTGgatggggtggtggtggtggttggtgaggATCTCGGTTTGGTTGTCTTTTTTCTCTTGGGATTGAGAAATAGATGAATACCTTGAAATGGGTTGATTTTGTAACAGGTCTTTTCCATGTGAATGGATTCCTGTTTCTTCCAAGAGAGTTTCTGGAGTTGTATATATTTTTGAATTTGAACAAAATTAACAGATGTTGTAAAACTGACTGGAACCCATCCTGGAAGTTTAAACGGTATAAACAGAAGTTCTCTTTTGGTATATGATGATTATGATTTGGATAGATAAGGGTAATCATATAATTCCACTTAAAAAAAAGGCTCTGGCAGTTTCATTTGTTACTTGCTAAGAAGCTAGCACTATTATTAGTTACGAAGCTGTTTCTGAATGCTTTTCTCCTTTTTCGAGTTTCACTTTGTTCTTGCCCGCCTTGGATTATTATTTGAGTAATCTCTTTGGCGTCCAATCCGGATCCTTGAGATGAGATGCTTAGGCATTCCACATAGTTATCCAGACATGATTTGAAATGTTCGTGAATACTCCTATATCATATGGGAGTCGCCctagttttttgtttttatttttctcgaTATCATCCCTGAGCTTATTATTACAAGCTATCTGTGGTGTCCAGGAGACTTCACCTTCACGATTGCTCGGATCCGTAAGATATACCGTTGTTGGTTGTACTTCCGAAGTTTAAGACCAAGCACAACCGCTAATTATCCCCATCATAAACAAAAAAAGAACGAAAGAAAGAATGGGCGTGCGTAGAATTCGGGGGTTTGTTGTGAATACCAAGCAATAGAGAGGTAGAAAAAGTATAAAAGGAAGGAAACAGGGGAGAGTTGTGGTGGTTTCTTCATCTTGTAGTTGTATATTGTTATACAAAATAAGTGGTGGCGGTGGGTCAGTCATCTTCGTTTTAACTTTTTATCTCTTCTCTCTCGCGCTCCCTTCGTTTCTCCTGAATGCCTCGCCAGTGTTCAGGGTCTCTCTCTCTTCATTCCACTCTTTTaaatgaaattgatttcttatgCTGGAGTAACTGTCTTgttaaatttcagaattttttattttgattttgcagTAATTCGTCGTGATCTTGAGGGGGAGTTGTGATAACTATATAGGTAGCTACCTTATTCGTTGGCTTTAATAATATTTACTgcccaaatctttttttttttgatcgatttaTTTACTGCCCAAATCATAATCCATGGTTGGATGTTGAAAGATGTTCCCTGTACACCTGTGTATTTAGGCAATGAATAGATCGATCAAATAATTACAACTtacaatctttttttttaattatctttttttttttttttttttttttttttttttttttaatactgaCAATCTTTTTGCTTACATTTTGTTTTGCAGGATTGCTGAATGATGGCTTGGCTGCAAAATGAAAATTTGTATGTTTCATTCTTTCCTAATTTAgtgctttttgttgttgttgcaggaTGTTGTGAAGATGTTGAAGTGGATGCGAGAGGGATCTATAAGGTTAGCTGATTCTGTATAGATAGCTATcccacattctatattggccTATCCGTGAACTGTGATATTATCATGGCTTTTGCTTACATTTCTTGATTGCGGGTACGCAGGATAATTTGTGATGGCTAATCACCCCAAGAAAGCTGATCATTGAACTGAATTTTATCAATGTTACTCCCTAGGAAGAACTTAAACAAAGGGAGTATCCATACACTAGTTCGGTtaagaagaagacggagaacaacaacaatacttgtatgaatttcATTCAAATGGCCGTAGCCATCGATCACCACAGTGTATTCAAACCGCCTCTCCCTCCAACCATTCGTACCCATCATAATCGATGCAAACATCGATCCTTTACTCAATTGGAATCCTGCGTCTTCGAGACACTGGACCCTACAACCCTCGTCGCCCACTCCCTAAAACAAGTCGTGGTGGCTGCTGCAAACTTTCACCGCAGTTTCTCTACACCTTGCTTATCCACCTCCAACTGCAAGGTTGATGACAACGATAATAGCCATAGTGGAAGCAGTATTCATAAAAGCTCTTTAGACACAGGCCCCAGAATAGAGCTCATCGCAGGTCGTGGGGCCCTGGGCATTCGTGCTCTCGTGGTGGAAGCAGCCATAGCTATGGCTTCTGGTGTTGACCCGGTGCCAATTCAAAGCGAACTCGGTGGTTCCTACTACTTAACCAGTCGCAATGGGGATAAAATTGCTGTGGCGAAACCTGTTGATGAAGAACCTCTAGCCAAAAACATTAGGAGCGGGTATACTATTGGGATCTTGAGCCAGCAGGGGCTGAAAAATTCCGTTCGGGTTGGGGAGACCGGAGTTCGTGAAGTAGCTGCATACTTACTTGATCATAATGGATTTGCAGGAGTTCCTCCAACTGCACTAGTAAAAATCTCACATGTTTCATTTCAGACGGATAATTCGTCTAAACTAACCAACCCGACAAAATCTTGTAAAACTGCATCGTTACAAAGGTTCGTGGATCATGATTTCGATGCCGGTGACTTAGGCCCGTCTGGGTTCTCAGTATCTTCAGTCCACCGGATTGGAATTCTAGATGTAAGAATTCTCAACCTTGACAGACATGCAGGAAACATTTTAGTcaagaaaaataagaaagaaaatgatGGGTGTGCAAGTGATGGCTATCCAGTTGGATTGGCCGATCTTGTACCAATAGATCATGAGCTTTGCTTACCCGATTTACTTGATGATCCGTATTTTGAATGGCTTCACTGGCCACAAGCCTCAGTGCCATTTTCAGAGTCTGAAGCCGAGTATATAAGCCGGCTCGACCCGTCAAAGGATGCGGAGCTCTTAAGAAAAGAATTGCCTTCATTAACAGAGCCATCAATTCGAATACTTGTATTGtgcacaatatttttgaaatctgCGGCGGCGGCTGGGATTTGTTTAGCTGATATTGGTGACATGATGACACGACAATTTCGTGGAACAAAGCAAGAACCAAGTATACTAGAGACCTTGTGTGCTGAAGCCAAGGCCAAAATGGATGCAGAAGTAGTATATGATAATCCAAGTATATTATTAGGAGAAGAGTTTGATGAAGATATAGTAATGTTTCAAGTCGATATAGAGAAGGAGGATAGCCATAACACTGAAGTTTTAGATCTACCCCGACTTCTTCAACGTTATCCTGAGATAGGTAAGCCTCCAAAAATTCCTGGTAAGCTTCCCTCGGCACATTCGTTGAGTGGGTTTCCTCATGCCGTTTTATCACCGTTGCCGGAAGAAGATTATAATAAAGACAACACCAATAACAAAACGAACGATCCTAAAGAAGAACATGAAGACGGAAATGGACAGGAGGATGAGAATGATAGTAATAAAGCAGGAATGGGACTAATGAAAAGTGTGAGTTTTTCGGCATCAAAGCAAAACTATCAAAGTGAAGGAATTACATTCAAGTGGATGAGTGAAGAGAAATTTAAATTATTCTTGGAGAGTTTTGAAAAGCTTTTGCCAAAGGCTTTCGAGGGAAAAAAGAGCATGGGATTGAAGCAAAGAAGATTGGGAACTTCATGTTAATCATGAGCGcaatgataaaagaaaaagaaataaaaaaaccacAAGAAAGATGAAGATTGTGAACCTTATTCTAGTGAGGTTTGGAACTTGTCAACTTCCTAATTGATTAAAGAAAAGACAGTAATGTTGTGCATAAAGTCACACATAATTAATGTACAGTATTTTTTACTAATTTTTCTTTAGTTTAAGCTTTAGTTAATTGAAGTAGGATTTAGGAACCACCCCTTTATGTGGAGGAGACAGAGTGAGTGAGACTTagttggaagatgattttccttccctatcattattattttttccttgttttgtttCTCAAATGCATGTAAATTAGTTTCATATTTAATGCATCTAATATTACTATGTTTATTTTAAGGTGAATGCTGAGTATAAATTTACCTTtattacagttttttttttcatgcCACATTGTTTCAATTGCTTGGTTTGCTTCCAAGCAATTGAAGCTGAAATTGATGGAATTCATTCGATTTAATTGGGGACCCCAAATCATTGCTTATTAaatcaattttgtgaaaaaaataatcaatttcaaTGCAGTTTGATCATATCGAATGAAACTGATGCAAATTCAAACATATCACAGTTTTTAGGTCAACATAATTGACGACCAATTCAAGTTTTGATCGAGTTAATGATGTTTAATAATAGTCAGGGGTTATGCCTTTTCAATTATCAAATCAATTTTACAAAAAAACGATCAATTCAAGTTTAATAGaatcaataaaaaataaaaaagaaacgtTACGTCCAGTTACAGTTTAACTCCCAAGTGGGCATATATAAGGACTTCTTTCGGTCGTCCAAttattatttttgatttatttattttttgtagattttgcTTACACCTATCTCGTGTATACGGCTTTTAAAACACGTGCAATAAAAAATAGCTAGTCCATCGGttctttttataaaaaaattgacGGGTAAGAATGTCATGACATAGcgcaacaaaaaaaacaacaacatcattTGTGTTGTAAAAATGTTAGTGTTGCGTTGGTCTCCACTACACAAGCATTCATCTTCGGTCGCCCCCTACTGAAGCAGTGATCTAGTTAAAATTAGAATTATTTTCGTAGTGATGAAGACAATCAACTACGGTCATGGGTCTCTAATATTGAACTTTATGAGATCCAAATGCAACTTTGGTCACATAATTGGGTACTAAAGTCTAAATAAGTAATCCAATTTTTACTGATATTTTTTGATTGC
This portion of the Papaver somniferum cultivar HN1 chromosome 11, ASM357369v1, whole genome shotgun sequence genome encodes:
- the LOC113323130 gene encoding phosphatidylinositol 4-kinase gamma 8-like, encoding MNFIQMAVAIDHHSVFKPPLPPTIRTHHNRCKHRSFTQLESCVFETLDPTTLVAHSLKQVVVAAANFHRSFSTPCLSTSNCKVDDNDNSHSGSSIHKSSLDTGPRIELIAGRGALGIRALVVEAAIAMASGVDPVPIQSELGGSYYLTSRNGDKIAVAKPVDEEPLAKNIRSGYTIGILSQQGLKNSVRVGETGVREVAAYLLDHNGFAGVPPTALVKISHVSFQTDNSSKLTNPTKSCKTASLQRFVDHDFDAGDLGPSGFSVSSVHRIGILDVRILNLDRHAGNILVKKNKKENDGCASDGYPVGLADLVPIDHELCLPDLLDDPYFEWLHWPQASVPFSESEAEYISRLDPSKDAELLRKELPSLTEPSIRILVLCTIFLKSAAAAGICLADIGDMMTRQFRGTKQEPSILETLCAEAKAKMDAEVVYDNPSILLGEEFDEDIVMFQVDIEKEDSHNTEVLDLPRLLQRYPEIGKPPKIPGKLPSAHSLSGFPHAVLSPLPEEDYNKDNTNNKTNDPKEEHEDGNGQEDENDSNKAGMGLMKSVSFSASKQNYQSEGITFKWMSEEKFKLFLESFEKLLPKAFEGKKSMGLKQRRLGTSC